Proteins found in one Brevibacillus brevis genomic segment:
- a CDS encoding response regulator yields the protein MARILIADDSLVVRDYMKIILERAGHQVIAEATNGLDAYQKYTAHLPDVVTMDINMPGMNGIETVKKIIGTFPDANIIMVSTNGLKPLVFEAINAGARHYILKPIDEERLLASITNSL from the coding sequence ATGGCTCGTATACTGATAGCAGACGACTCCCTTGTAGTACGAGATTACATGAAAATCATTTTGGAACGGGCGGGCCATCAAGTCATTGCAGAAGCGACGAATGGGTTGGACGCCTATCAAAAGTATACGGCCCACCTTCCCGACGTGGTGACGATGGATATCAATATGCCAGGAATGAATGGCATAGAGACCGTCAAAAAAATCATCGGCACCTTCCCCGACGCCAACATCATTATGGTCAGCACCAACGGATTAAAGCCGCTCGTTTTTGAAGCAATCAACGCTGGAGCGCGCCATTACATTCTAAAACCGATCGATGAAGAACGACTTTTGGCTTCCATTACGAATTCGCTTTAG